In Natronococcus occultus SP4, the following proteins share a genomic window:
- a CDS encoding NAD(P)/FAD-dependent oxidoreductase, with protein sequence MTENVIVLGAGYAGAGAVNTLQSELDDDARLTWIADVDYHLVLHESHRVIRDPDVQSDITIPVEEIAAPSTRFVEDEVTGLDTDEQVIELADGEDVDYDYVLVALGSQTAYYGIPGLEEHSLTLKSLDDALEIHEAVAQASRDATRGDPAQIVIGGAGLSGIQTAGEIAEFRDQHRAPLEIHLVEALEEIFPGNDPEIQQALRDLLQDAGVQIHTDDPITEADDDVIHFDEGEPLSHDVLVWTGGITGRDALDDADLEKEHNRVNTGANFQTSDERVFAIGDSAIIDQGDRPAPPTAQAAWQAADVAAENITRAIQNRPLKTWEHEDKGTVVSVGDKAVAHGVKPAFGISLPVDTFGGAPAKNLKKGIAARWIADVSSMNRARKAWPSL encoded by the coding sequence ATGACAGAGAACGTCATCGTGCTCGGCGCCGGCTACGCCGGGGCCGGTGCGGTCAACACGCTCCAATCGGAACTCGATGATGACGCGCGCCTGACCTGGATCGCTGACGTCGACTACCACCTCGTGCTCCACGAGTCCCACCGCGTGATCCGGGATCCAGACGTCCAGTCCGACATCACGATCCCGGTCGAGGAGATCGCAGCGCCCTCGACCCGGTTCGTCGAGGACGAGGTCACAGGACTCGACACCGACGAGCAGGTCATCGAACTCGCCGACGGCGAGGACGTCGACTACGACTACGTCCTCGTGGCGCTTGGCAGCCAGACCGCCTACTACGGGATTCCCGGGCTCGAAGAACACTCCCTGACCCTGAAGAGCCTCGACGACGCCCTCGAGATCCACGAGGCCGTCGCACAGGCCAGTCGCGATGCCACGCGGGGCGACCCCGCCCAGATCGTGATCGGCGGCGCGGGCCTCTCGGGTATCCAGACCGCCGGCGAGATCGCGGAGTTCCGCGACCAGCACCGCGCTCCCCTCGAGATCCACCTCGTCGAGGCCTTAGAGGAGATCTTCCCCGGGAACGATCCGGAGATCCAGCAGGCCCTGCGGGATCTGCTCCAGGACGCCGGCGTCCAGATCCACACCGACGACCCGATCACCGAAGCCGACGACGACGTGATCCACTTCGACGAGGGCGAGCCGCTTTCCCACGACGTCCTCGTCTGGACGGGCGGGATCACCGGTCGGGACGCCCTCGACGACGCCGATCTCGAGAAGGAACACAACCGCGTCAACACCGGCGCGAACTTTCAGACCTCCGACGAACGGGTCTTCGCGATCGGCGACTCGGCGATCATCGACCAGGGTGACCGCCCCGCACCGCCGACCGCACAGGCCGCCTGGCAGGCCGCGGACGTCGCCGCCGAGAACATCACTCGCGCCATCCAGAACCGCCCGCTGAAGACCTGGGAGCACGAGGACAAGGGGACCGTCGTCTCCGTCGGCGACAAGGCGGTCGCCCACGGCGTTAAACCCGCGTTCGGCATCTCGCTTCCCGTCGATACGTTCGGCGGCGCCCCCGCGAAGAATCTGAAGAAAGGCATCGCCGCCCGCTGGATCGCCGACGTCTCCTCGATGAACCGCGCCCGGAAGGCCTGGCCGTCGCTGTAG
- a CDS encoding acyltransferase, whose protein sequence is MTDDTPSRHDRVRRHATPSTHNSLARWTDARSPLRVAINYVVVWLARISPSLRLRRWLLRRIGVTVGDGVSWGLEATPDVFWPELITLEDHAIVGYDATLLCHEFLQDEYRTGEVVVGERAMIGAGAIVLPGVEIGAGASVAANSLVTRDVAPGETVAGVPARPMDDDSLAED, encoded by the coding sequence GTGACCGACGACACGCCCTCCCGTCACGATCGGGTTCGCCGCCACGCGACCCCTAGTACGCACAACTCGCTCGCCCGCTGGACCGACGCGCGAAGCCCGCTACGGGTCGCGATCAACTACGTTGTCGTCTGGCTCGCCAGGATCTCGCCGAGCCTGCGGCTCAGGCGGTGGCTGTTGCGTCGGATCGGCGTTACGGTCGGCGACGGCGTCTCCTGGGGGCTCGAGGCGACGCCGGACGTGTTCTGGCCGGAGCTGATCACGCTCGAAGATCACGCGATCGTCGGCTACGACGCGACGCTGCTGTGTCACGAGTTTCTACAGGACGAGTACCGCACCGGCGAGGTCGTCGTCGGCGAGCGGGCGATGATCGGGGCGGGCGCGATCGTCCTGCCGGGCGTCGAGATCGGTGCTGGAGCGAGCGTCGCGGCGAACTCGCTCGTTACCCGGGACGTTGCGCCGGGCGAAACCGTCGCGGGCGTCCCGGCCCGACCGATGGATGACGACTCGCTCGCCGAGGACTGA
- a CDS encoding Nmad3 family putative nucleotide modification protein, producing the protein MTVVLAGIGADSTNLGALGPLYDDGRSEYVPIPEKTRETDERETLGSWPLRGEDGVAADLTTRIEPQPVRGGREAVTGDELASWPLHRDPNFEALTYGEHRTSGYVSRLRALEPGDVVGFYAGLRRPGGDRAHRYLIGYFTVDSVAVVTPEMSSERRRAVLESHPENAHAKRARDGDLYLEKPVVIVDGREPGGLFDRHPIRISDYYVREGNVQAQYYLREEIESAWNVEAGGANMMFKPAYRCALSGEDFRELVGVPGERDAPRAIADD; encoded by the coding sequence ATGACGGTCGTTCTCGCGGGTATCGGTGCCGACAGCACGAATCTCGGGGCTCTCGGGCCGCTGTACGACGACGGACGCTCCGAGTACGTCCCGATCCCCGAGAAGACCCGGGAGACCGACGAACGGGAGACGCTTGGCTCGTGGCCTCTTCGCGGCGAGGACGGCGTCGCGGCCGACCTGACAACCCGGATCGAACCCCAGCCGGTCCGGGGCGGTCGCGAGGCGGTTACCGGCGACGAGCTCGCGTCCTGGCCGCTGCACCGCGACCCGAACTTCGAGGCGCTAACGTACGGGGAACACCGCACGAGCGGGTACGTCTCCCGGCTGCGCGCCCTCGAACCCGGGGACGTCGTCGGCTTCTACGCCGGACTCCGTCGCCCCGGCGGCGACCGCGCCCACCGATACCTGATCGGCTACTTCACGGTCGACTCGGTCGCGGTCGTCACCCCCGAGATGTCCTCCGAGCGGCGACGGGCCGTCCTCGAGTCCCATCCCGAGAACGCCCACGCCAAACGGGCCCGGGACGGCGACCTCTACCTCGAGAAGCCGGTCGTGATCGTCGACGGTCGAGAGCCCGGCGGACTGTTCGATCGCCACCCGATTCGGATCAGCGACTACTACGTCCGCGAGGGGAACGTCCAGGCCCAGTACTACCTGCGCGAGGAGATCGAGTCCGCCTGGAACGTCGAGGCCGGCGGTGCGAACATGATGTTCAAACCGGCCTACCGCTGTGCGCTCTCGGGCGAGGACTTCCGCGAACTGGTCGGCGTTCCCGGCGAGCGGGACGCCCCCAGGGCGATCGCCGATGATTGA
- a CDS encoding RNA-guided pseudouridylation complex pseudouridine synthase subunit Cbf5: MALRGPPEERSPAELLRFGVVNLDKPPGPSSHQVSGWLRDEVADALAERGAEPIDQAAHAGTLDPKVTGCLPVMLGDATRLAQTFLEGDKEYVAVLECHGSVPEDADSIVAEFEGPIYQKPPRKSAVSRRLRTREIYALDVLEAEDRRLLLRIRCESGTYVRKLCHDLGLALGTGAHMGHLRRTATTPFDDTSLHTAQEFYDALAFWLEDDDPEPLFEIVDPAERILEGIPQVVIAESAAEQVATGAPVYAPGVLEADDAERGSLVACTTPDGAAVCLGELVGDPEDDAGTVVDLERVLV; this comes from the coding sequence ATGGCGCTGCGTGGTCCACCCGAAGAGCGATCACCCGCCGAACTGTTGCGGTTCGGCGTCGTCAACCTCGACAAACCGCCCGGCCCCTCCTCCCACCAGGTCAGCGGCTGGCTTCGAGACGAAGTTGCAGACGCCCTCGCCGAGCGAGGCGCGGAGCCGATCGACCAGGCTGCCCACGCCGGCACGCTCGATCCGAAGGTGACGGGCTGTCTCCCGGTGATGCTCGGGGACGCGACGCGGCTCGCCCAGACGTTCCTCGAGGGCGACAAGGAGTACGTCGCCGTCCTCGAGTGTCACGGCTCGGTGCCGGAAGACGCCGACTCGATCGTCGCCGAGTTCGAGGGTCCGATCTACCAGAAACCGCCCCGCAAGAGCGCCGTCTCGCGCCGGCTTCGCACCCGCGAGATCTACGCCCTCGACGTCCTCGAGGCCGAGGACCGACGGCTCCTCCTGCGGATCCGCTGTGAGAGCGGGACCTACGTCCGCAAGCTCTGTCACGACCTGGGGCTCGCGCTCGGTACGGGCGCTCACATGGGCCATCTCCGACGGACGGCGACGACGCCGTTCGACGATACGAGCCTGCATACCGCCCAGGAGTTCTACGACGCGCTCGCGTTCTGGCTCGAGGACGACGACCCCGAGCCGCTGTTCGAGATCGTCGATCCCGCCGAGCGGATCCTCGAGGGGATCCCACAGGTGGTGATCGCCGAGAGCGCGGCCGAGCAGGTCGCGACGGGCGCGCCCGTCTACGCCCCGGGCGTCCTCGAGGCCGACGACGCCGAGCGGGGCTCGCTGGTTGCCTGTACGACGCCGGACGGGGCAGCGGTCTGTCTGGGTGAACTGGTCGGCGACCCCGAGGACGACGCCGGAACCGTCGTCGACCTCGAGCGCGTACTGGTCTGA
- the cmk gene encoding (d)CMP kinase produces the protein MLLTVSGPPGSGKSTTAELLADAFDLDHVSGGDIFRELADERGYTPLEFNKLAEENDQIDRDLDRRLREIATEDDDLVLESRLAGWLAGDHADFRFWLDAPAAVRGERIAERESKDPERATEETKAREASEAQRYREYYGIDIRDLTIYDLSVNTARWEPDAVLDMLVTAVGEYDADGDEGKTPVTGVDYEF, from the coding sequence ATGTTACTCACCGTCTCCGGCCCGCCGGGAAGCGGGAAGAGCACGACTGCGGAGCTACTCGCCGACGCCTTCGATCTCGACCACGTCAGCGGCGGCGACATCTTTCGCGAACTGGCCGACGAGCGCGGCTACACCCCCCTCGAGTTCAACAAGCTGGCCGAGGAGAACGACCAGATCGATCGCGACCTCGATCGTCGACTCCGAGAGATCGCCACCGAGGACGACGACCTCGTCCTCGAGTCGCGGCTGGCGGGGTGGCTCGCCGGCGACCACGCCGACTTCCGGTTCTGGCTCGACGCACCCGCCGCGGTCCGGGGTGAACGGATCGCCGAGCGCGAATCGAAAGACCCCGAGCGAGCGACCGAGGAGACCAAAGCGAGGGAGGCGAGCGAGGCCCAGCGCTACCGAGAGTACTACGGGATCGACATTCGGGATCTGACGATCTACGATCTCTCGGTGAACACGGCCCGCTGGGAGCCCGACGCCGTCCTCGACATGCTCGTGACGGCTGTCGGGGAGTACGACGCCGACGGCGACGAGGGGAAAACGCCGGTCACTGGCGTCGACTACGAGTTCTGA
- a CDS encoding DUF106 domain-containing protein: MTRTAEKINALVREDSSMTEALEAIREEADRNGGEVQWGDVNDDLTSGQWGRLIEKGVLVDGDEGFEIADREAYDEALDSDEDVGGVPDVDIDEEAASWSQWDKLAAVGSVLLMIGYWLDSVRNTVGSTIDVVFGPLDAALPFYAVILSVALLTGLYSTLLQANLMNPERIGKYQERMKAMQEKQKDVRERKKEAEERDASEAEIERLENEMEEVREEQMEAMADNLGMFKEQFRPMVWIMLFTIPLFLWMYWKILGGHVTEADRLMIMPIAGEVALDEGLLGPMWAWIVWYFLCSMGFTQLLRKALNIDMTPSST, encoded by the coding sequence ATGACGCGTACAGCCGAGAAGATCAACGCCCTCGTCCGCGAGGATTCCTCGATGACGGAGGCCCTGGAGGCAATCCGCGAGGAAGCCGACAGGAACGGCGGCGAGGTCCAGTGGGGTGATGTCAACGACGATCTGACGAGCGGACAGTGGGGTCGACTGATCGAGAAAGGGGTGCTCGTCGACGGCGACGAGGGGTTCGAGATCGCCGACCGGGAGGCCTACGACGAGGCCCTCGACAGCGACGAAGACGTCGGCGGGGTTCCCGACGTCGACATCGACGAGGAAGCCGCGAGCTGGTCGCAGTGGGACAAGCTGGCCGCCGTCGGCTCTGTCCTGTTGATGATCGGCTACTGGCTCGACTCGGTCCGAAACACGGTCGGGAGTACGATCGACGTCGTGTTCGGGCCACTGGACGCGGCGCTGCCGTTCTACGCGGTGATCCTCTCGGTCGCGTTGCTGACGGGACTGTACTCGACGCTCCTGCAGGCGAACCTGATGAACCCCGAACGGATCGGGAAGTACCAGGAGCGGATGAAGGCGATGCAGGAAAAACAGAAAGACGTCCGCGAGCGCAAGAAGGAAGCCGAGGAGCGCGACGCCAGCGAGGCCGAGATCGAACGGCTCGAAAACGAGATGGAGGAGGTCCGCGAGGAACAGATGGAGGCGATGGCCGACAACCTTGGGATGTTCAAAGAGCAGTTCCGACCGATGGTCTGGATCATGCTGTTTACCATCCCACTGTTCCTCTGGATGTACTGGAAGATCCTCGGCGGGCACGTCACCGAGGCCGATCGACTGATGATCATGCCGATCGCCGGTGAGGTGGCGCTGGACGAGGGGCTACTCGGGCCGATGTGGGCCTGGATCGTCTGGTACTTCCTGTGTTCGATGGGCTTTACCCAGCTGCTACGGAAGGCGCTGAACATCGACATGACTCCCTCGAGCACCTGA
- a CDS encoding adenylate kinase: MAQPHILILGAPGAGKGTQSANIAEEFGVEHVTTGDALRANKEMDISDMDTEYDTPAEYMDQGELVPDEVVNAIVDEALSQANGYVLDGYPRNLEQAEELAEMTDLDVVLYLDVSEEELVHRLTGRRLDPETGDIYHVEYNPPEDPEVEGRLEQREDDTEETVTERLRVYRENTEPVVEHYDDEGVLERIDGDQAPEEVWEDVKETIEDSV; encoded by the coding sequence ATGGCACAGCCACACATCCTGATCCTGGGAGCGCCCGGAGCGGGGAAGGGGACACAGAGCGCAAACATCGCCGAGGAGTTCGGCGTCGAACACGTCACCACCGGGGACGCCCTCCGTGCGAACAAGGAGATGGATATCTCCGATATGGACACGGAGTACGACACGCCCGCGGAGTATATGGACCAGGGCGAACTCGTCCCCGACGAGGTCGTCAACGCCATCGTCGACGAGGCCCTCTCGCAGGCCAACGGTTACGTGCTCGACGGCTATCCGCGGAACTTGGAACAGGCCGAGGAGCTCGCCGAGATGACCGACCTCGACGTCGTCCTCTACCTGGACGTCAGCGAGGAGGAGCTCGTCCACCGGCTGACCGGTCGCCGGCTGGATCCCGAGACCGGCGACATCTACCACGTCGAGTACAACCCGCCGGAGGATCCCGAGGTCGAGGGCCGACTCGAGCAACGCGAGGACGACACCGAAGAGACCGTCACGGAACGGCTCCGGGTCTACCGGGAGAACACCGAGCCCGTCGTCGAACACTACGACGACGAGGGCGTCCTCGAGCGGATCGACGGCGATCAGGCACCCGAGGAAGTCTGGGAGGACGTCAAGGAAACGATCGAAGACTCGGTCTGA